One Vidua chalybeata isolate OUT-0048 chromosome 13, bVidCha1 merged haplotype, whole genome shotgun sequence genomic window carries:
- the SEMA6D gene encoding semaphorin-6D isoform X7 has product MRLPVLCALVTLLSLSRCRAVSFPEDEDPINVVDYHYSRQYPVFRGRPSGNESQHRLDFQLMLKIRDTLYITGRDQVYTVNLNEVPKSEVIPSKKLTWRSKQQDRENCAMKGKHKDECHNFIKVFVPRNDEMVFVCGTNAFNPMCRYYRLNTLEYDGEEISGLARCPFDARQTNVALFADGKLYSATVADFLASDAVIYRSMGDGSALRTIKYDSKWIKEPHFLHAIEYGNYVYFFFREIAVEHNTLGKAVYSRVARICKNDMGGSQRVLEKHWTSFLKARLNCSVPGDSFFYFDVLQSITDIIEINGVPTVVGVFTTQLNSIPGSAVCAFSMDDIEKVFKGRFKEQKTPDSVWTAVPEDKVPKPRPGCCAKHGLAEAYKTSIDFPDETLSFIKSHPLMDSAVPSVTEEPWFTKTRVRYRLTAIAVDHAAGPYQNYTVIFVGSEAGVVLKILAKTRPFSLNDSILLEEIEAYNHAKCNAESEEDRRVISLQLDRDHHALFVAFSSCIVRIPLSRCERHGSCKKACIASRDPYCGWLDHEACGRVTPGMLTGGYVQDVEYGNTAQLGDCHGVRWEVQSGESNQMVHMNVLITCVFAAFVLGAFIAGVAVYCYRDIFVRKSRKIHKDAESAQSCTDSSGSFAKLNGLFDSPVKEYQQNIDSPKLYTNLLTSRKELPPNGDTKSMMMDHRGQPPELAALPTPESTPVLQQKTLQAMKSQSDKAHGNLNASRKEAPLKSPQFFPSSPPPHSPLSHGHIPSAIVLPNATHDYNTSFSNSNAHKADKKMQHIDHPLTKSSSKRDHRRSVDSRNTLNDFLKHLNETTNNPKAIMGDIQVAHQTLMLDPMGNMSEIPPKVPNREASLYSPPSTLPRNSPTKRVDVPTTPAVPMTSLERQRGYHKNSSQRHSISALPKNLNSPNGVLLSRQPSINRGGYMAPTAGTKMDYMQGTPVTVHLQPSLSRQSSYTSNGTLPRTGIKRTPSLKPDVPPKPSFVPQTTSVRPLNKYSY; this is encoded by the exons atgAGGCTCCCCGTGCTCTGTGCCTTGGTGACGCTGCTGAGCCTGTCCCGCTGCCGGGCCGTCAGCTTCCCCGAAGACGAGGACCCCATTAACGTCGTGGACTACCACT ATTCAAGGCAATATCCAGTATTTAGAGGACGCCCTTCAGGCAATGAATCTCAGCACAGACTGGACTTCCAACTAATGTTGAAAATTCGAGACACACTCTATATCACTGGCAG GGACCAGGTTTACACTGTAAATTTAAATGAAGTTCCGAAATCAGAAGTTATCCCAAGCAAG AAATTAACATGGAGATcaaagcagcaggacagagagaaCTGTGCTATGAAAGGCAAACATAAA GATGAATGTCATAACTTCATTAAAGTCTTTGTTCCAAGAAATGATGAGATGGTGTTTGTCTGTGGAACAAATGCATTTAACCCTATGTGCAGATACTATCGG ttGAATACATTAGAGTATGATGGGGAGGAAATTAGTGGTTTGGCAAGATGCCCATTTGATGCCAGACAAACCAATGTCGCCCTCTTTGCTG ATGGAAAATTGTATTCGGCAACAGTAGCAGATTTCCTGGCAAGTGATGCTGTTATTTATCGCAGCATGGGGGATGGATCTGCCTTAAGAACAATAAAGTATGACTCCAAATGGATAAAAG AACCACACTTCCTCCATGCCATAGAATATGGGAActatgtttatttcttcttcagagAAATTGCTGTAGAGCACAACACTCTAGGCAAG gctGTGTATTCCCGTGTGGCACGCATCTGCAAAAATGACATGGGAGGCTCCCAAAGGGTCCTGGAGAAGCACTGGACATCCTTTCTGAAAGCTCGGCTCAACTGCTCAGTTCCTGGGGATTCATTCTTCTACTTTGATGTTCTGCAGTCTATCACAGACATAATAGAAATCAATGGAGTGCCCACCGTTGTGGGTGTATTCACCACACAGCTCAACAG CATCCCTGGTTCAGCAGTGTGTGCTTTTAGCATGGATGACATTGAGAAAGTCTTCAAAGGGAGATTTAAAGAACAAAAGACTCCTGACTCTGTTTGGACAGCTGTACCTGAAGACAAAGTACCAAAGCCAAG ACCTGGCTGCTGTGCAAAACATGGCCTAGCAGAGGCTTACAAAACCTCCATTGATTTCCCAGACGAAACGCTCTCCTTCATCAAATCTCATCCGTTGATGGACTCAGCTGTTCCCTCAGTCACTGAGGAGCCCTGGTTTACCAAAACACGTGTCAG ATACAGATTGACAGCAATTGCTGTAGACCACGCTGCTGGACCATACCAGAACTACACAGTCATATTTGTTGGCTCTGAAGCAGGAGTAGTACTTAAAATCTTGGCAAAGACCAGGCCTTTTTCTTTGAATGACAGCATATTACTGGAAGAGATTGAAGCATATAATCATGCAAA GTGTAATGCAGAAAGCGAGGAGGACAGAAGAGTCATTTCCCTCCAGCTGGACAGAGACCACCATGCTCTGTTCGTGGCATTCTCCAGCTGCATCGTTAGAATTCCCCTGAGTCGGTGTGAGCGTCACGGGTCATGTAAAAA GGCATGTATTGCTTCACGGGACCCGTACTGTGGCTGGTTAGACCATGAGGCGTGTGGAAGAGTGACACCAGGCATGCT CACTGGAGGATATGTGCAAGATGTCGAATATGGCAACACAGCACAGCTTGGGGACTGCCATG GTGTGAGGTGGGAAGTACAATCAGGAGAGTCCAACCAAATGGTACATATGAATGTCCTAATCACTTGTGTCTTTGCCGCTTTTGTCCTGGGAGCCTTTATTGCGGGAGTGGCCGTTTACTGTTACCGGGATATATTTGTGCGGAAGTCCAGGAAAATCCACAAAGATGCAGAATCGGCTCAGTCCTGCACTGACTCCAGTGGGAGCTTTGCCAAATTGAATGGGCTGTTTGACAGTCCTGTCAAGGAGTATCAGCAGAACATTGATTCACCCAAACTGTACACAAACCTGCTGACCAGCAGAAAGGAATTGCCTCCAAACGGTGATACCAAGTCCATGATGATGGACCACAGGGGACAGCCTCCAGAATTAGCTGCACTTCCAACTCCAGAATCTACTCCAGTTCTTCAACAAAAGACTCTGCAGGCTATGAAAAGTCAGTCGGACAAAGCGCATGGTAACCTCAATGCTTCGCGAAAGGAAGCCCCACTAAAAAGCCCtcagttttttccttctagtcCTCCACCCCACTCTCCTCTAAGTCATGGACATATTCCCAGTGCTATTGTTCTTCCCAATGCTACCCATGACTACAACACATCTTTCTCAAATTCTAATGCGCACAAGGCAGACAAAAAGATGCAACATATTGATCATCCCCTTACAAAATCATCCAGCAAAAGAGACCATAGGAGATCAGTTGATTCCAGGAACACCCTGAATGATTTTCTGAAACACTTAAATGAAACTACTAATAATCCCAAAGCAATTATGGGAGATATTCAAGTGGCCCACCAGACTTTAATGCTGGATCCAATGGGCAATATGTCTGAGATCCCACCTAAGGTTCCCAACAGGGAGGCATCTTTATACTCTCCTCCATCGACTCTGCCGAGAAACAGTCCCACAAAACGAGTGGATGTTCCCACCACTCCTGCAGTACCAATGACCTCTTTGGAAAGGCAGAGGGGTTATCacaaaaattcttcacagaggCACTCAATATCTGCCCTTCCTAAAAATTTGAACTCACCAAATGGTGTTTTGTTATCCAGACAGCCAAGTATTAATCGTGGGGGGTACATGGCTCCCACAGCAGGCACTAAGATGGACTACATGCAAGGGACGCCTGTCACCGTTCACCTCCAGCCTTCCTTGTCTAGGCAAAGCAGCTACACGAGCAATGGCACCCTGCCTCGCACAGGAATAAAGAGGACACCCTCCCTAAAACCCGACGTGCCACCAAAACCCTCATTCGTCCCTCAGACAACATCAGTCAGACCACTGAACAAATACAGCTACTAG
- the SEMA6D gene encoding semaphorin-6D isoform X1: protein MRLPVLCALVTLLSLSRCRAVSFPEDEDPINVVDYHYSRQYPVFRGRPSGNESQHRLDFQLMLKIRDTLYITGRDQVYTVNLNEVPKSEVIPSKKLTWRSKQQDRENCAMKGKHKDECHNFIKVFVPRNDEMVFVCGTNAFNPMCRYYRLNTLEYDGEEISGLARCPFDARQTNVALFADGKLYSATVADFLASDAVIYRSMGDGSALRTIKYDSKWIKEPHFLHAIEYGNYVYFFFREIAVEHNTLGKAVYSRVARICKNDMGGSQRVLEKHWTSFLKARLNCSVPGDSFFYFDVLQSITDIIEINGVPTVVGVFTTQLNSIPGSAVCAFSMDDIEKVFKGRFKEQKTPDSVWTAVPEDKVPKPRPGCCAKHGLAEAYKTSIDFPDETLSFIKSHPLMDSAVPSVTEEPWFTKTRVRYRLTAIAVDHAAGPYQNYTVIFVGSEAGVVLKILAKTRPFSLNDSILLEEIEAYNHAKCNAESEEDRRVISLQLDRDHHALFVAFSSCIVRIPLSRCERHGSCKKACIASRDPYCGWLDHEACGRVTPGMLFSLFVSYNHSTGGYVQDVEYGNTAQLGDCHEILPTTATPDYKIFGDPTSDMEFSSASITTMASIPVISPKVIGSWKPKVTGSRKFVVQDDPNTSDYSDPLSGVPKGVRWEVQSGESNQMVHMNVLITCVFAAFVLGAFIAGVAVYCYRDIFVRKSRKIHKDAESAQSCTDSSGSFAKLNGLFDSPVKEYQQNIDSPKLYTNLLTSRKELPPNGDTKSMMMDHRGQPPELAALPTPESTPVLQQKTLQAMKSQSDKAHGNLNASRKEAPLKSPQFFPSSPPPHSPLSHGHIPSAIVLPNATHDYNTSFSNSNAHKADKKMQHIDHPLTKSSSKRDHRRSVDSRNTLNDFLKHLNETTNNPKAIMGDIQVAHQTLMLDPMGNMSEIPPKVPNREASLYSPPSTLPRNSPTKRVDVPTTPAVPMTSLERQRGYHKNSSQRHSISALPKNLNSPNGVLLSRQPSINRGGYMAPTAGTKMDYMQGTPVTVHLQPSLSRQSSYTSNGTLPRTGIKRTPSLKPDVPPKPSFVPQTTSVRPLNKYSY from the exons atgAGGCTCCCCGTGCTCTGTGCCTTGGTGACGCTGCTGAGCCTGTCCCGCTGCCGGGCCGTCAGCTTCCCCGAAGACGAGGACCCCATTAACGTCGTGGACTACCACT ATTCAAGGCAATATCCAGTATTTAGAGGACGCCCTTCAGGCAATGAATCTCAGCACAGACTGGACTTCCAACTAATGTTGAAAATTCGAGACACACTCTATATCACTGGCAG GGACCAGGTTTACACTGTAAATTTAAATGAAGTTCCGAAATCAGAAGTTATCCCAAGCAAG AAATTAACATGGAGATcaaagcagcaggacagagagaaCTGTGCTATGAAAGGCAAACATAAA GATGAATGTCATAACTTCATTAAAGTCTTTGTTCCAAGAAATGATGAGATGGTGTTTGTCTGTGGAACAAATGCATTTAACCCTATGTGCAGATACTATCGG ttGAATACATTAGAGTATGATGGGGAGGAAATTAGTGGTTTGGCAAGATGCCCATTTGATGCCAGACAAACCAATGTCGCCCTCTTTGCTG ATGGAAAATTGTATTCGGCAACAGTAGCAGATTTCCTGGCAAGTGATGCTGTTATTTATCGCAGCATGGGGGATGGATCTGCCTTAAGAACAATAAAGTATGACTCCAAATGGATAAAAG AACCACACTTCCTCCATGCCATAGAATATGGGAActatgtttatttcttcttcagagAAATTGCTGTAGAGCACAACACTCTAGGCAAG gctGTGTATTCCCGTGTGGCACGCATCTGCAAAAATGACATGGGAGGCTCCCAAAGGGTCCTGGAGAAGCACTGGACATCCTTTCTGAAAGCTCGGCTCAACTGCTCAGTTCCTGGGGATTCATTCTTCTACTTTGATGTTCTGCAGTCTATCACAGACATAATAGAAATCAATGGAGTGCCCACCGTTGTGGGTGTATTCACCACACAGCTCAACAG CATCCCTGGTTCAGCAGTGTGTGCTTTTAGCATGGATGACATTGAGAAAGTCTTCAAAGGGAGATTTAAAGAACAAAAGACTCCTGACTCTGTTTGGACAGCTGTACCTGAAGACAAAGTACCAAAGCCAAG ACCTGGCTGCTGTGCAAAACATGGCCTAGCAGAGGCTTACAAAACCTCCATTGATTTCCCAGACGAAACGCTCTCCTTCATCAAATCTCATCCGTTGATGGACTCAGCTGTTCCCTCAGTCACTGAGGAGCCCTGGTTTACCAAAACACGTGTCAG ATACAGATTGACAGCAATTGCTGTAGACCACGCTGCTGGACCATACCAGAACTACACAGTCATATTTGTTGGCTCTGAAGCAGGAGTAGTACTTAAAATCTTGGCAAAGACCAGGCCTTTTTCTTTGAATGACAGCATATTACTGGAAGAGATTGAAGCATATAATCATGCAAA GTGTAATGCAGAAAGCGAGGAGGACAGAAGAGTCATTTCCCTCCAGCTGGACAGAGACCACCATGCTCTGTTCGTGGCATTCTCCAGCTGCATCGTTAGAATTCCCCTGAGTCGGTGTGAGCGTCACGGGTCATGTAAAAA GGCATGTATTGCTTCACGGGACCCGTACTGTGGCTGGTTAGACCATGAGGCGTGTGGAAGAGTGACACCAGGCATGCT GTTCTCTTTGTTTGTTTCATACAACCACAGCACTGGAGGATATGTGCAAGATGTCGAATATGGCAACACAGCACAGCTTGGGGACTGCCATG AAATTTTGCCTACTACAGCTACACCAGATTACAAAATATTTGGCGACCCAACATCtg ACATGGAGTTCTCCTCAGCTTCCATTACCACAATGGCAAGTATCCCAGTTATATCACCTAAAGTGATTGGTTCCTGGAAACCTAAAGTGACTGGCTCTCGGAAATTTGTAGTTCAAGATGACCCAAACACTTCTGATTATTCTGATCCATTATCAGGTGTCCCAAAGG GTGTGAGGTGGGAAGTACAATCAGGAGAGTCCAACCAAATGGTACATATGAATGTCCTAATCACTTGTGTCTTTGCCGCTTTTGTCCTGGGAGCCTTTATTGCGGGAGTGGCCGTTTACTGTTACCGGGATATATTTGTGCGGAAGTCCAGGAAAATCCACAAAGATGCAGAATCGGCTCAGTCCTGCACTGACTCCAGTGGGAGCTTTGCCAAATTGAATGGGCTGTTTGACAGTCCTGTCAAGGAGTATCAGCAGAACATTGATTCACCCAAACTGTACACAAACCTGCTGACCAGCAGAAAGGAATTGCCTCCAAACGGTGATACCAAGTCCATGATGATGGACCACAGGGGACAGCCTCCAGAATTAGCTGCACTTCCAACTCCAGAATCTACTCCAGTTCTTCAACAAAAGACTCTGCAGGCTATGAAAAGTCAGTCGGACAAAGCGCATGGTAACCTCAATGCTTCGCGAAAGGAAGCCCCACTAAAAAGCCCtcagttttttccttctagtcCTCCACCCCACTCTCCTCTAAGTCATGGACATATTCCCAGTGCTATTGTTCTTCCCAATGCTACCCATGACTACAACACATCTTTCTCAAATTCTAATGCGCACAAGGCAGACAAAAAGATGCAACATATTGATCATCCCCTTACAAAATCATCCAGCAAAAGAGACCATAGGAGATCAGTTGATTCCAGGAACACCCTGAATGATTTTCTGAAACACTTAAATGAAACTACTAATAATCCCAAAGCAATTATGGGAGATATTCAAGTGGCCCACCAGACTTTAATGCTGGATCCAATGGGCAATATGTCTGAGATCCCACCTAAGGTTCCCAACAGGGAGGCATCTTTATACTCTCCTCCATCGACTCTGCCGAGAAACAGTCCCACAAAACGAGTGGATGTTCCCACCACTCCTGCAGTACCAATGACCTCTTTGGAAAGGCAGAGGGGTTATCacaaaaattcttcacagaggCACTCAATATCTGCCCTTCCTAAAAATTTGAACTCACCAAATGGTGTTTTGTTATCCAGACAGCCAAGTATTAATCGTGGGGGGTACATGGCTCCCACAGCAGGCACTAAGATGGACTACATGCAAGGGACGCCTGTCACCGTTCACCTCCAGCCTTCCTTGTCTAGGCAAAGCAGCTACACGAGCAATGGCACCCTGCCTCGCACAGGAATAAAGAGGACACCCTCCCTAAAACCCGACGTGCCACCAAAACCCTCATTCGTCCCTCAGACAACATCAGTCAGACCACTGAACAAATACAGCTACTAG
- the SEMA6D gene encoding semaphorin-6D isoform X3 has protein sequence MRLPVLCALVTLLSLSRCRAVSFPEDEDPINVVDYHYSRQYPVFRGRPSGNESQHRLDFQLMLKIRDTLYITGRDQVYTVNLNEVPKSEVIPSKKLTWRSKQQDRENCAMKGKHKDECHNFIKVFVPRNDEMVFVCGTNAFNPMCRYYRLNTLEYDGEEISGLARCPFDARQTNVALFAEPHFLHAIEYGNYVYFFFREIAVEHNTLGKAVYSRVARICKNDMGGSQRVLEKHWTSFLKARLNCSVPGDSFFYFDVLQSITDIIEINGVPTVVGVFTTQLNSIPGSAVCAFSMDDIEKVFKGRFKEQKTPDSVWTAVPEDKVPKPRPGCCAKHGLAEAYKTSIDFPDETLSFIKSHPLMDSAVPSVTEEPWFTKTRVRYRLTAIAVDHAAGPYQNYTVIFVGSEAGVVLKILAKTRPFSLNDSILLEEIEAYNHAKCNAESEEDRRVISLQLDRDHHALFVAFSSCIVRIPLSRCERHGSCKKACIASRDPYCGWLDHEACGRVTPGMLFSLFVSYNHSTGGYVQDVEYGNTAQLGDCHEILPTTATPDYKIFGDPTSDMEFSSASITTMASIPVISPKVIGSWKPKVTGSRKFVVQDDPNTSDYSDPLSGVPKGVRWEVQSGESNQMVHMNVLITCVFAAFVLGAFIAGVAVYCYRDIFVRKSRKIHKDAESAQSCTDSSGSFAKLNGLFDSPVKEYQQNIDSPKLYTNLLTSRKELPPNGDTKSMMMDHRGQPPELAALPTPESTPVLQQKTLQAMKSQSDKAHGNLNASRKEAPLKSPQFFPSSPPPHSPLSHGHIPSAIVLPNATHDYNTSFSNSNAHKADKKMQHIDHPLTKSSSKRDHRRSVDSRNTLNDFLKHLNETTNNPKAIMGDIQVAHQTLMLDPMGNMSEIPPKVPNREASLYSPPSTLPRNSPTKRVDVPTTPAVPMTSLERQRGYHKNSSQRHSISALPKNLNSPNGVLLSRQPSINRGGYMAPTAGTKMDYMQGTPVTVHLQPSLSRQSSYTSNGTLPRTGIKRTPSLKPDVPPKPSFVPQTTSVRPLNKYSY, from the exons atgAGGCTCCCCGTGCTCTGTGCCTTGGTGACGCTGCTGAGCCTGTCCCGCTGCCGGGCCGTCAGCTTCCCCGAAGACGAGGACCCCATTAACGTCGTGGACTACCACT ATTCAAGGCAATATCCAGTATTTAGAGGACGCCCTTCAGGCAATGAATCTCAGCACAGACTGGACTTCCAACTAATGTTGAAAATTCGAGACACACTCTATATCACTGGCAG GGACCAGGTTTACACTGTAAATTTAAATGAAGTTCCGAAATCAGAAGTTATCCCAAGCAAG AAATTAACATGGAGATcaaagcagcaggacagagagaaCTGTGCTATGAAAGGCAAACATAAA GATGAATGTCATAACTTCATTAAAGTCTTTGTTCCAAGAAATGATGAGATGGTGTTTGTCTGTGGAACAAATGCATTTAACCCTATGTGCAGATACTATCGG ttGAATACATTAGAGTATGATGGGGAGGAAATTAGTGGTTTGGCAAGATGCCCATTTGATGCCAGACAAACCAATGTCGCCCTCTTTGCTG AACCACACTTCCTCCATGCCATAGAATATGGGAActatgtttatttcttcttcagagAAATTGCTGTAGAGCACAACACTCTAGGCAAG gctGTGTATTCCCGTGTGGCACGCATCTGCAAAAATGACATGGGAGGCTCCCAAAGGGTCCTGGAGAAGCACTGGACATCCTTTCTGAAAGCTCGGCTCAACTGCTCAGTTCCTGGGGATTCATTCTTCTACTTTGATGTTCTGCAGTCTATCACAGACATAATAGAAATCAATGGAGTGCCCACCGTTGTGGGTGTATTCACCACACAGCTCAACAG CATCCCTGGTTCAGCAGTGTGTGCTTTTAGCATGGATGACATTGAGAAAGTCTTCAAAGGGAGATTTAAAGAACAAAAGACTCCTGACTCTGTTTGGACAGCTGTACCTGAAGACAAAGTACCAAAGCCAAG ACCTGGCTGCTGTGCAAAACATGGCCTAGCAGAGGCTTACAAAACCTCCATTGATTTCCCAGACGAAACGCTCTCCTTCATCAAATCTCATCCGTTGATGGACTCAGCTGTTCCCTCAGTCACTGAGGAGCCCTGGTTTACCAAAACACGTGTCAG ATACAGATTGACAGCAATTGCTGTAGACCACGCTGCTGGACCATACCAGAACTACACAGTCATATTTGTTGGCTCTGAAGCAGGAGTAGTACTTAAAATCTTGGCAAAGACCAGGCCTTTTTCTTTGAATGACAGCATATTACTGGAAGAGATTGAAGCATATAATCATGCAAA GTGTAATGCAGAAAGCGAGGAGGACAGAAGAGTCATTTCCCTCCAGCTGGACAGAGACCACCATGCTCTGTTCGTGGCATTCTCCAGCTGCATCGTTAGAATTCCCCTGAGTCGGTGTGAGCGTCACGGGTCATGTAAAAA GGCATGTATTGCTTCACGGGACCCGTACTGTGGCTGGTTAGACCATGAGGCGTGTGGAAGAGTGACACCAGGCATGCT GTTCTCTTTGTTTGTTTCATACAACCACAGCACTGGAGGATATGTGCAAGATGTCGAATATGGCAACACAGCACAGCTTGGGGACTGCCATG AAATTTTGCCTACTACAGCTACACCAGATTACAAAATATTTGGCGACCCAACATCtg ACATGGAGTTCTCCTCAGCTTCCATTACCACAATGGCAAGTATCCCAGTTATATCACCTAAAGTGATTGGTTCCTGGAAACCTAAAGTGACTGGCTCTCGGAAATTTGTAGTTCAAGATGACCCAAACACTTCTGATTATTCTGATCCATTATCAGGTGTCCCAAAGG GTGTGAGGTGGGAAGTACAATCAGGAGAGTCCAACCAAATGGTACATATGAATGTCCTAATCACTTGTGTCTTTGCCGCTTTTGTCCTGGGAGCCTTTATTGCGGGAGTGGCCGTTTACTGTTACCGGGATATATTTGTGCGGAAGTCCAGGAAAATCCACAAAGATGCAGAATCGGCTCAGTCCTGCACTGACTCCAGTGGGAGCTTTGCCAAATTGAATGGGCTGTTTGACAGTCCTGTCAAGGAGTATCAGCAGAACATTGATTCACCCAAACTGTACACAAACCTGCTGACCAGCAGAAAGGAATTGCCTCCAAACGGTGATACCAAGTCCATGATGATGGACCACAGGGGACAGCCTCCAGAATTAGCTGCACTTCCAACTCCAGAATCTACTCCAGTTCTTCAACAAAAGACTCTGCAGGCTATGAAAAGTCAGTCGGACAAAGCGCATGGTAACCTCAATGCTTCGCGAAAGGAAGCCCCACTAAAAAGCCCtcagttttttccttctagtcCTCCACCCCACTCTCCTCTAAGTCATGGACATATTCCCAGTGCTATTGTTCTTCCCAATGCTACCCATGACTACAACACATCTTTCTCAAATTCTAATGCGCACAAGGCAGACAAAAAGATGCAACATATTGATCATCCCCTTACAAAATCATCCAGCAAAAGAGACCATAGGAGATCAGTTGATTCCAGGAACACCCTGAATGATTTTCTGAAACACTTAAATGAAACTACTAATAATCCCAAAGCAATTATGGGAGATATTCAAGTGGCCCACCAGACTTTAATGCTGGATCCAATGGGCAATATGTCTGAGATCCCACCTAAGGTTCCCAACAGGGAGGCATCTTTATACTCTCCTCCATCGACTCTGCCGAGAAACAGTCCCACAAAACGAGTGGATGTTCCCACCACTCCTGCAGTACCAATGACCTCTTTGGAAAGGCAGAGGGGTTATCacaaaaattcttcacagaggCACTCAATATCTGCCCTTCCTAAAAATTTGAACTCACCAAATGGTGTTTTGTTATCCAGACAGCCAAGTATTAATCGTGGGGGGTACATGGCTCCCACAGCAGGCACTAAGATGGACTACATGCAAGGGACGCCTGTCACCGTTCACCTCCAGCCTTCCTTGTCTAGGCAAAGCAGCTACACGAGCAATGGCACCCTGCCTCGCACAGGAATAAAGAGGACACCCTCCCTAAAACCCGACGTGCCACCAAAACCCTCATTCGTCCCTCAGACAACATCAGTCAGACCACTGAACAAATACAGCTACTAG